The Henckelia pumila isolate YLH828 unplaced genomic scaffold, ASM3356847v2 CTG_461:::fragment_3, whole genome shotgun sequence genome window below encodes:
- the LOC140872085 gene encoding uncharacterized protein — MNLTKSLTPPPLLSTKSTNLAPNTRWVLCFRSPDARSPSLPANSSLNYPSIIRSSVPAVASDVGSTVCGPDSQQEKLENVEVQIEKVIYGCRFLAILAVWGSLIGSFLCFVKGCSHVISSFQEYFMDRGRVIMSLVEAIDVYLLGTVMLVFGMGLYELFISNLDKGKYLSEESSNYRSNLFGLFTLKERPRWLEIKTVNGLKTKVGHVIVMLLLIGLFEKSKRAVILSPIDLLCFAASVFLCSGCLYLLSKLND, encoded by the exons ATGAATTTGACAAAATCCTTAACCCCGCCTCCTCTATTATCTACCAAGTCCACAAATTTGGCTCCAAATACCAGATGGGTCCTTTGTTTTCGCTCTCCAGATGCAAGATCTCCATCGTTGCCCGCTAATTCTTCGCTGAATTACCCTTCAATCATTCGTTCTTCGGTACCTGCTGTTGCATCAGATGTCGGTTCAACTGTGTGCGGACCTGACTCGCAGCAAGAGAAGTTGGAGAATGTGGAAGTTCAAATTGAAAAG GTTATCTATGGGTGCCGGTTCTTGGCCATTCTTGCGGTTTGGGGATCATTGATTGGgtcttttctttgttttgttaAG GGTTGTTCTCATGTTATCTCTTCATTCCAAGAGTATTTTATGGACCGAGGAAGAGTAATTATGTCACTTGTTGAGGCTATAG ATGTCTACCTCTTGGGAACTGTGATGTTGGTATTTGGCATGGGTCTCTACGAGCTCTTCATCAGCAATCTTGATAAAGGAAAGTACTTGTCGGAGGAAAGTTCCAATTACAGATCAAATTTGTTTGGTTTATTTACTCTCAAG GAACGACCAAGATGGTTGGAAATAAAAACCGTCAATGGGCTGAAAACCAAAGTTGGCCATGTCATTGTAATGCTGCTTCTTATCGGGTTGTTTGAAAAGAGCAAGAGAGCAGTCATTCTCTCGCCCATTGATTTACTTTGCTTCGCTGCATCAGTGTTTCTCTGCTCCGGCTGCCTATATTTGCTGTCAAAGCTGAATGACTGA
- the LOC140871610 gene encoding coatomer subunit beta-1-like, with the protein MEKSCSLLVHFEKGASALANEIKEALESSDVSAKIDAMKKAIMLLLNGESLPQLFITIVRYVLPSDDHTVQKLLLFYLEIIEKTDVKGQVLPEMILICQNLRNNLQHPNEYIRGVTLRFLCRLSEVEIFEPLIPSILSNLEHRHPYVRRNAILAIMSIYKLPQCEHLLVDAPEMIEKVLSSDQDPSAKRNAFLMLFNCAQDQAIKYLLTNADRVSEWGELLQMVVLELIRKVCRTNKAEKGKYIKIIISLLNAPSAAVMYECAGTLVSLSSAPSAIRAAANTYCQLLMSQSDNNVKLIVLDRLNELKSSHRDIMVDMIMDILRVLSSPNLDIQRKTLDIVLELITPRNVNEVVLTLKKEVMKTQGGELEKGVEYRQMLIQAIHSCAIKFPEVASTVVHLLMDFLGDSNVASAMDVIVFVREIIETNSKLRVSIVTRLLDTFYQIRAARVFTCALWIIGEYCLSLSEVESGITTIKQCLGDLPFFSVSEESEAADDSTKKSPQANSIIASSKRPAILADGTYATQSAASETVFSPPTVVQGSPSAVNLRSLLLTGDFFLGAVVCCTLTKLILRLEEVQSSKSEVNKTSSTALLIMVSMLQLGQSSVLPHPMDNDSYDRICVCIKLLCNIDDGMREIWLKSCRESFVNMLSDKQLRETEEIKAKAQISSSQPDDLIDFYYLKSRKGMSLLELEDEVQDDLKRATGVVTKDGNDANKLNRILQLTGFSDPVYAEAYVTVHQYDIVLDVTIINRTKETLQNLCLELATMGDLKLVERPQNYTLAPESSKQIKANIKVSSTETGVIFGNIVYETSNVLERNVIVLNDIHIDIMDYISPAVCSEAAFRTMWAEFEWENKVAVNTSIQNEKEFLDHIINSTNMKCLTAPSALEGGCGFLAANLYAKSVFGEDALVNVSIEKQGDGKLSGYIRIRSKTQGIALSLGDKITLKQKGSS; encoded by the exons ATGGAGAAATCGTGCTCCTTGCTAGTCCACTTTGAGAAGGGGGCATCCGCCCTTGCCAATGAGATAAAGGAAGCTCTGGAAAGTAGTGACGTGTCTGCGAAAATTGATGCAATGAAAAAAGCTATAATGTTGTTACTTAATGGTGAATCCCTACCTCAGCTGTTTATCACAATTGTTCGATATGTTCTGCCTTCTGATGACCACACTGTTCAGAAACTCTTACTGTTTTATTTGGAAATTATCGAGAAAACTGATGTGAAGGGCCAAGTTTTACCGGAGATGATATTGATTTGCCAGAATTTGAGGAATAATCTTCAGCACCCGAATGAGTACATCCGTGGCGTGACATTGAGGTTCCTCTGTAGGTTGAGTGAGGTTGAGATTTTTGAGCCTTTGATTCCTTCCATTCTTTCCAATTTGGAGCATCGTCACCCTTATGTCAGGCGGAATGCAATCCTCGCAATCATGTCAATCTACAAACTTCCACAGTGTGAGCATCTTTTGGTTGATGCACCTGAGATGATAGAGAAGGTTCTATCATCAGATCAAGACCCTTCAGCCAAGCGGAATGCATTCTTAATGCTTTTCAATTGTGCACAGGATCAAGCAATTAAATATCTTTTGACAAATGCTGATAGAGTGTCTGAGTGGGGGGAGCTACTACAGATGGTTGTCTTGGAGTTAATTCGGAAAGTTTGCAGAACAAACAAGGCAGAGAAAGGGAAGTATATAAAAATCATAATATCGCTATTGAACGCGCCTTCTGCTGCCGTTATGTATGAATGTGCTGGCACTCTTGTGTCCTTATCATCAGCACCATCAGCCATTAGGGCTGCAGCTAATACATACTGCCAGCTTCTTATGTCTCAGAGCGACAACAATGTAAAGCTGATCGTGCTCGATCGACTGAATGAGTTGAAGTCCTCCCACAGGGACATTATGGTTGATATGATAATGGATATCCTCAGGGTATTATCGAGTCCAAACCTTGATATTCAAAGAAAGACACTTGATATTGTTCTCGAGTTGATTACACCCAGAAATGTGAATGAGGTAGTCCTTACTTTGAAAAAGGAAGTCATGAAGACTCAGGGAGGGGAGCTTGAAAAGGGTGTTGAGTACCGCCAAATGCTCATTCAAGCTATACATTCTTGTGCAATAAAATTCCCTGAAGTGGCAAGTACGGTTGTTCACCTGTTGATGGATTTCTTGGGAGATAGCAATGTTGCCTCTGCCATGGACGTTATCGTATTTGTGAGGGAAATAATTGAAACCAACTCAAAGTTAAGGGTATCAATTGTGACGAGACTGCTTGACACCTTCTACCAGATACGAGCTGCAAGAGTCTTCACTTGTGCCCTTTGGATTATTGGAGAATATTGCCTGTCTCTATCTGAGGTTGAGAGTGGCATTACAACAATAAAGCAATGCCTTGGAGACCTACCTTTTTTCTCGGTTTCTGAAGAAAGTGAAGCTGCAGATGACTCTACCAAGAAGTCTCCACAGGCAAACTCAATTATTGCCTCATCTAAAAGGCCAGCTATTCTTGCTGATGGAACTTATGCTACTCAAAGTGCTGCCTCTGAAACTGTGTTCTCTCCACCCACTGTGGTGCAGGGGTCGCCATCTGCTGTAAACCTTAGATCCCTTCTTCTAACAGGTGACTTTTTCCTTGGGGCTGTTGTTTGTTGCACATTAACAAAGCTCATTTTGAGGTTGGAAGAGGTTCAATCGTCAAAAAGCGAAGTGAATAAAACATCAAGTACTGCCTTATTAATAATGGTCTCAATGCTTCAGCTTGGGCAGTCTTCAGTTCTTCCTCACCCAATGGATAATGATTCATATGACAGAATCTGTGTTTGTATAAAATTGCTCTGTAATATTGATGATGGGATGAGGGAGATTTGGTTGAAATCATGCCGTGAGAGCTTTGTAAATATGCTCTCCGACAAACAACTGCGTGAGACCGAGGAAATAAAAGCAAAGGCTCAAATTTCTAGTTCACAACCAGATGATCTTATTGACTTCTACTACTTGAAAAGCCGCAAG GGAATGAGCCTACTGGAGCTGGAAGACGAGGTCCAAGATGACCTGAAACGTGCCACTGGTGTAGTCACGAAGGATGGAAATGATGCGAATAAGCTGAATCGCATTCTTCAACTTACAGGATTTAGTGACCCTGTATATGCTGAAGCTTATGTGACTGTTCATCAATATGATATTGTCTTGGATGTTACAATTATCAACAGAACTAAGGAAACCCTCCAGAACCTGTGTTTGGAGCTAGCAACAATGGGTGATCTTAAACTGGTTGAACGTCCTCAAAATTACACACttgctcctgaatctagcaaacAAATAAAAGCTAACATCAAAGTTTCTTCTACCGAGACTGGAGTAATTTTTGGGAACATAGTTTATGAGACTTCAAATGTGCTTGAGCGAAATGTAATTGTCCTCAATGACATCCACATTGACATTATGGACTACATTTCTCCAGCAGTTTGCAGTGAAGCTGCTTTTCGAACCATGTGGGCAGAATTTGAGTGGGAAAACAAG GTTGCTGTCAACACTTCAATTCAAAATGAGAAAGAATTCCTAGACCATATTATCAACTCTACCAACATGAAATGTCTGACAGCTCC GTCTGCTTTGGAAGGTGGATGTGGATTCCTGGCTGCTAACTTATATGCAAAGAGTGTCTTTGGAGAGGATGCTCTGGTGAATGTGAGCATTGAAAAGCAAGGAGATGGTAAGCTGAGCGGATATATTAGAATAAGGAGCAAAACCCAAGGAATAGCTCTAAGCTTGGGTGACAAGATCACTCTCAAGCAAAAAGGAAGCAGCTGA